One window from the genome of Anolis sagrei isolate rAnoSag1 chromosome 4, rAnoSag1.mat, whole genome shotgun sequence encodes:
- the LOC132774838 gene encoding DGAT1/2-independent enzyme synthesizing storage lipids-like, whose protein sequence is MHDMVATKTPGVSGQEMITWFSSVLTNRTDFTYLEQYVIFVINPLWLLVPLILLHSIYSFMYILGCFASFIFYVYKKKNNIPEDTYSEPWNKVKYLLAQIVAAGGKILHGYEVIGMEHIPEGPGIITFYHGAIVFDYVFFIANMFAEKGRLCHTLVDHTMVKLPGLKLGLDVVHCKNYTKVECLEILKKGHLLGLAPGGLREGNFSDQYYNLMWGNRTGFAQLALDAKVPIIPMFTQNLREGYRSTGKTRLSRWLYEHTRFLVLPIYGGFPVKFRTYIGEPIPYDPNITAKELAEKAKAAVEHLRDRYQKRPGNILRALLERFEKHHKDT, encoded by the exons ATGCATGATATGGTAGCAACAAAAACACCTGGTGTTTCAGGTCAGGAAATGATCACCTGGTTTTCTTCTGTACTGACAAACAGGACTGATTTTACTTACTTGGAACAATATGTGATATTTGTGATTAATCCTTTGTGGCTACTTGTGCCTTTGATATTGTTACATTCAATATATTCATTTATGTATATTTTGGGCTGTTTTGCctcatttatattttatgtttacaAAAAGAAGAACAACATACCAGAAGACACTTACAGCGAACCTTGGAACAAAGTAAAATACTTACTTGCACAAATTGTGGCTGCAGGTGGGAAAATATTACATG GCTATGAGGTTATTGGCATGGAACATATACCTGAAGGACCAGGGATTATTACTTTTTACCATGGAGCAATTGTTTTTGATTATGTATTTTTTATAGCTAACATGTTTGCAGAGAAGGGGAGACTATGCCATACTTTAGTTGACCAtactatggtcaaattaccag GATTGAAATTGGGCCTTGATGTGGTCCATTGTAAAAATTACACCAAAGTGGAATGTTTGGAAATCCTGAAGAAAGGCCATTTATTGGGGCTTGCACCTGGTGGACTTAGAGAGGGAAATTTTAGTGACCAGTACTATAATCTAATGTGGGGTAACCGTACCGGTTTTGCTCAACTGGCTTTAGATGCTAAAGTG ccaataATCCCTATGTTTACTCAAAATCTTCGTGAAGGATACAGGTCAACTGGAAAAACAC GGTTGTCAAGATGGCTGTATGAACATACTCGATTCCTAGTCCTTCCCATATATGGAGGGTTTCCAGTGAAATTTCGCACATATATTGGAGAACCGATCCCATATGATCCAAACATAACTGCTaaggaactggctgaaaaa GCAAAGGCTGCAGTTGAACATCTTCGAGACAGATATCAGAAACGACCAGGAAATATATTAAGAGCTCTACTTGAACGCTTCGAGAAACATCACAAAGATACCTAA